The following proteins are co-located in the Pyrococcus abyssi GE5 genome:
- the mtnP gene encoding S-methyl-5'-thioadenosine phosphorylase has protein sequence MVRVAVIGGSGVYDFPAENKRSVTVETPYGKVEVTIGLVNGEEVAFLARHGKGHSIPPHKINYRANIWALYELGVERIIATSAVGSMNPNMRPGDFVILDQIIDFTVSRPRTFYDGEESPHDRKFVAHVDFTEPYCPEIRRALIAAAKELSLPYHPRGTYVCTEGPRFETAAEIKAYRILGGDVVGMTQCPEAILARELEICYATVAIVTNYAAGISGKKLTHSEVVELMNKKSKEIVALITKAIPLIPKERNCPCKDALKGATG, from the coding sequence ATGGTTAGGGTTGCAGTTATAGGTGGTTCTGGAGTCTACGACTTTCCGGCAGAGAACAAAAGAAGCGTGACAGTTGAGACTCCCTATGGGAAAGTGGAAGTTACGATAGGTTTAGTTAATGGTGAAGAGGTTGCATTTCTAGCTAGACACGGCAAAGGACACTCAATTCCGCCCCATAAGATAAACTACAGGGCAAACATCTGGGCCCTATACGAGCTCGGTGTTGAGAGGATAATAGCAACTTCCGCAGTAGGTTCTATGAACCCAAACATGAGACCGGGAGACTTCGTGATCTTGGATCAAATAATTGACTTCACCGTCTCGAGGCCCAGAACCTTCTATGATGGTGAGGAAAGTCCCCACGATAGGAAATTCGTCGCTCACGTTGATTTCACTGAGCCCTACTGTCCAGAGATAAGAAGAGCTCTTATAGCTGCTGCAAAAGAGCTTTCTCTCCCTTACCACCCCAGGGGAACTTACGTTTGCACGGAGGGGCCCAGATTTGAGACGGCCGCTGAAATAAAGGCCTATCGTATCCTGGGTGGGGACGTAGTTGGAATGACTCAATGTCCAGAGGCCATATTGGCTAGGGAACTTGAGATTTGCTACGCTACCGTTGCGATTGTTACGAACTATGCGGCTGGCATAAGCGGGAAGAAGTTAACTCACAGTGAAGTCGTTGAACTAATGAACAAGAAATCCAAGGAGATAGTTGCCCTAATAACGAAGGCCATTCCTCTAATTCCGAAAGAGAGGAACTGTCCGTGTAAGGATGCCCTGAAGGGAGCTACTGGATAA
- a CDS encoding ArnT family glycosyltransferase: MKNKRALFLIISWALIFLPYVLTRKSPPGYIIGGDTLVHAAIARGIYLGRNPFLDQTYNVPPNWYPFLYHLIVAIFAKIVGIEKSMLMLQAVFSLLMLLIMYWIAKNLWGETAGIFVLSLSLLLLPAHRYPNPKELAPILGMISLYFSLRRKYYLGGLFAGLSLWTHYAVAAPLITFFLVLAIKNRKYMISLALALLTFSPFIVNVILHAQFLLPHVEDIYRFWITDTLERKLSSLLPPLYLIPLIFLALLRMYKEKDENAMKLFLFISIIAGMRLFPEILKPFGIDLWSSRFIGLLPYSYVLLASYGVRSLNGEILNVMALTLIPVFASLNFWYSVINDPFIQASSVELNEYFPQEHFVDVAEWIVKNTARDDVIGAGEEMGMMINALTGRPIIATMYGHGNIFLNNTERRHELKLLFLGNCSEKIIVLQKYRVKYVIVDPLTEAKNMSCVGKVIFRKGDVEIVKVGEL; the protein is encoded by the coding sequence ATGAAAAATAAGAGAGCTCTGTTTTTAATTATTTCCTGGGCCCTAATTTTCCTTCCCTATGTATTAACGAGGAAAAGTCCTCCAGGCTACATTATAGGAGGGGATACTCTGGTTCACGCGGCAATCGCGAGGGGAATTTACCTCGGAAGGAATCCATTCCTGGATCAAACATACAACGTTCCTCCTAACTGGTATCCCTTCCTTTATCACTTGATTGTCGCGATCTTCGCAAAGATCGTTGGGATAGAGAAAAGCATGTTAATGCTTCAAGCGGTATTTTCGTTGCTCATGCTACTCATAATGTACTGGATAGCTAAGAATTTGTGGGGAGAAACCGCCGGAATATTTGTCCTTTCACTTTCCCTTCTGCTTCTTCCAGCGCATAGGTACCCGAATCCCAAAGAGCTCGCTCCAATTCTAGGTATGATATCTCTTTATTTTTCCTTACGGAGGAAATATTACCTGGGGGGACTTTTTGCAGGATTATCCCTTTGGACTCACTACGCTGTCGCGGCTCCTCTAATTACCTTCTTCCTAGTCTTAGCCATTAAGAATAGGAAGTACATGATTTCCCTAGCTTTGGCCCTACTCACGTTCTCTCCTTTCATAGTTAACGTGATTCTTCATGCTCAGTTTCTTCTCCCACATGTAGAGGACATCTACAGGTTTTGGATAACTGACACCTTAGAGAGGAAACTGTCGAGCCTGCTTCCCCCTTTGTACCTCATTCCATTAATTTTCCTAGCCCTCCTTAGGATGTACAAAGAGAAGGATGAAAACGCCATGAAGTTGTTCCTCTTCATCTCGATAATAGCCGGTATGAGGTTATTCCCGGAGATTCTAAAGCCCTTTGGAATTGACCTCTGGTCCTCCAGGTTTATCGGCTTATTGCCTTATTCCTACGTTTTATTGGCCTCCTACGGAGTTCGAAGCCTTAATGGGGAAATTCTGAACGTTATGGCACTAACCTTAATTCCAGTATTTGCCTCCCTCAACTTCTGGTACTCCGTTATTAATGACCCGTTTATCCAAGCTTCAAGCGTTGAACTTAATGAATACTTCCCCCAGGAGCACTTCGTTGACGTTGCGGAGTGGATCGTTAAGAACACGGCAAGGGATGACGTGATAGGCGCTGGGGAAGAGATGGGCATGATGATAAACGCTCTAACGGGGAGGCCAATCATTGCAACGATGTATGGACATGGAAACATTTTCTTGAACAATACGGAGAGGAGACATGAGTTGAAGCTTCTATTCCTGGGAAACTGTAGTGAGAAAATAATAGTATTACAAAAATATCGGGTTAAGTACGTGATAGTAGATCCACTGACAGAGGCTAAGAATATGAGCTGCGTTGGGAAAGTTATTTTTAGGAAGGGAGATGTGGAGATAGTAAAAGTTGGGGAGCTATAG
- a CDS encoding amidohydrolase, producing MKALINGNIYTSFRPLRKVSGLVISNDRVVYAGDSSVAKRIVELSGGEVIDLKGKYVMPAFFDSHLHLDELGMSLEMVDLRGTKSMKELLERLKGGKGRIIFGFGWDQDELGEYPTKEVLNEIDKPVFIYRKCFHVAVANDAMLELLNLEPSKDFEEDTGMIKEKALEEARKIINEKILSLEDYIHYIERAQEHLINLGVKSVAFMSVNEKAFKALFYLEREGKLKVNVSAYINPSILDKLEDLNLRRFNGERLSITGVKLFTDGSFGARTALLSEPYSDDPSTSGEMVSDEEELANIMERAKRLKLDVAVHAIGDRGLDIALNAFEKAKLSGRVEHASLVRDDQLERIRELGIRLSVQPHFIISDWWVVERVGEKRARWVYRFKDLLRVAEVGFSTDAPIEPADPWLTVEAAVNRGKGVVKLYEFTKDQALTVEEALHCYTYGSARVSLANDIGKLEPGFKAEYIVMDRDPLVMK from the coding sequence ATGAAGGCCCTCATCAACGGGAATATATACACCTCTTTTAGACCCCTAAGGAAAGTTTCCGGATTAGTTATCTCCAACGATAGAGTAGTTTACGCTGGCGATTCCAGCGTTGCCAAGAGAATTGTTGAACTTTCGGGTGGAGAAGTGATAGACCTAAAGGGAAAGTACGTTATGCCCGCGTTCTTCGATTCTCACCTTCACCTGGATGAGCTTGGAATGAGCCTTGAGATGGTCGATTTAAGAGGAACTAAATCAATGAAAGAACTCTTGGAGAGGCTAAAGGGTGGAAAGGGAAGGATAATATTCGGGTTCGGATGGGATCAGGATGAGCTGGGCGAGTATCCCACAAAGGAAGTACTAAACGAGATAGACAAGCCTGTATTTATATACAGGAAGTGCTTCCACGTAGCAGTTGCTAACGATGCTATGCTAGAACTACTCAACCTAGAACCTTCCAAGGATTTCGAGGAAGATACTGGCATGATAAAGGAGAAAGCCCTGGAAGAGGCGAGGAAGATAATAAACGAGAAAATCCTTAGCTTGGAAGACTATATTCACTACATAGAGAGGGCCCAGGAACATTTAATCAATCTGGGAGTTAAGTCAGTAGCTTTCATGAGCGTCAACGAGAAAGCCTTTAAGGCCCTGTTCTACTTAGAGCGTGAAGGAAAGCTAAAGGTAAACGTGTCTGCCTATATCAACCCTTCGATCCTCGATAAGCTTGAAGACCTCAACTTGAGAAGGTTCAACGGAGAAAGGCTCAGCATAACTGGAGTAAAGCTCTTCACCGATGGAAGCTTTGGCGCCAGGACGGCCTTGCTTAGTGAGCCCTACTCGGACGATCCATCAACTAGTGGCGAGATGGTTAGCGATGAGGAAGAGTTAGCGAACATAATGGAGAGGGCCAAGAGGCTTAAGCTCGACGTAGCTGTTCATGCGATTGGAGATAGGGGCTTGGATATAGCTTTAAATGCTTTTGAAAAGGCCAAACTCTCGGGAAGAGTTGAGCATGCCTCACTAGTTAGGGATGATCAACTAGAGAGGATAAGGGAGCTTGGGATTAGATTATCGGTTCAGCCCCACTTCATAATAAGCGACTGGTGGGTTGTAGAGAGGGTTGGCGAGAAGAGGGCGAGATGGGTTTATAGGTTCAAAGACCTTCTGAGGGTTGCAGAAGTAGGTTTCAGCACGGATGCCCCGATAGAGCCAGCGGATCCTTGGTTGACGGTAGAGGCCGCTGTTAACAGGGGTAAGGGAGTTGTAAAGCTTTACGAGTTTACTAAGGATCAGGCATTAACGGTCGAGGAAGCACTGCATTGCTACACCTATGGATCCGCGAGGGTTTCGCTTGCAAATGACATTGGAAAGCTGGAACCGGGGTTCAAGGCCGAGTACATAGTCATGGATAGGGATCCATTGGTGATGAAATGA
- the iorA gene encoding indolepyruvate ferredoxin oxidoreductase subunit alpha produces MKRLLMGNEAIAYGALESGIAFATGYPGTPSTEVIETIARLKPEVFAEWAPNEKVALEEAAGVSYAGLRSLVTMKCVGLNVAADPLMSLAYSGVEGGLVILVADDPGPHTSQTEQDDRYYGKIAILPVLEPYDPQEAHDLIKYAYELSEKYKVPVIFRTTTRVNHTTADVEVGEFVELNRKPVFKKDIERYVRASMEGNRRRHKWLNETIRKIEEEFNSMPFNWVEGEGKLGIIVEGAPYNYVKEILPSIGEDFKILKLSTPHPLPRKLVLDFLKSVEKVIVIEEGAPFLEEEIKVVAYEEGLSVPIYGKRTGLLPLEGELTPRLVKNAILKFLGKEAEEVSIPQEVLEAEKLAPKRPPGMCPGCPHRGSYRALLDALRELGYGRFDIPIHGDIGCYALSLLPPLEAIWTEFVMGASISLANGQSVVMNKKIVATIGDSTFFHNGIQPLIDAVYKDLDVLVIILDNRTTAMTGHQPHPGTGGSETGRKFREIDIEALVRAIGVKYVKTVDPYDLKATKEAIKEAMQVKGPAVIIAKRECVIPVIRRGETREPPIIIEEKCTGCKACILLSGCQALIYDPETRKVKIDELICTGCGICNQLCPFDAIKFREELE; encoded by the coding sequence GTGAAGAGGCTTTTAATGGGTAATGAGGCCATAGCTTACGGTGCCCTAGAATCCGGTATAGCTTTCGCAACCGGTTATCCTGGGACACCTTCCACGGAGGTTATAGAAACTATAGCAAGGCTTAAACCAGAGGTTTTCGCTGAATGGGCTCCTAATGAGAAAGTAGCGTTAGAAGAAGCCGCTGGAGTTTCTTACGCTGGACTTAGAAGCCTCGTTACAATGAAGTGTGTTGGCTTAAACGTGGCCGCGGATCCATTGATGAGCCTCGCGTATTCGGGAGTCGAAGGAGGATTGGTAATCCTCGTTGCTGACGATCCTGGGCCCCACACAAGTCAAACCGAGCAGGATGATAGATACTATGGGAAGATAGCCATCTTACCAGTCCTAGAACCCTACGATCCCCAGGAGGCTCACGACCTGATAAAGTACGCCTATGAGCTCAGCGAGAAGTACAAGGTTCCGGTTATATTTAGGACGACCACCAGGGTTAACCATACAACAGCTGACGTAGAGGTTGGGGAGTTCGTTGAGTTGAACAGGAAGCCGGTCTTCAAGAAGGACATAGAGCGCTATGTAAGAGCGAGCATGGAGGGTAACAGAAGAAGGCACAAGTGGCTGAACGAGACGATAAGGAAGATAGAGGAAGAATTCAACTCCATGCCCTTTAACTGGGTCGAGGGAGAAGGAAAACTCGGGATAATTGTCGAGGGAGCACCGTACAACTATGTAAAGGAGATTCTACCGAGCATTGGGGAAGACTTTAAGATTCTAAAGCTCTCTACACCGCACCCACTCCCCAGGAAGCTCGTTCTCGATTTCCTGAAATCCGTTGAGAAGGTTATAGTAATAGAGGAGGGAGCCCCGTTCCTTGAGGAGGAGATAAAGGTAGTTGCCTACGAAGAAGGGCTAAGCGTTCCGATATATGGGAAGAGGACTGGTCTTCTGCCACTAGAGGGAGAGCTAACCCCGAGGCTCGTGAAGAATGCAATTCTAAAGTTCCTGGGCAAAGAGGCCGAAGAGGTATCTATACCGCAAGAGGTTCTTGAAGCGGAAAAGTTAGCTCCAAAGAGGCCCCCAGGAATGTGCCCAGGATGTCCCCATAGGGGTAGCTACAGGGCCCTCCTCGACGCTTTGAGGGAACTAGGATATGGAAGGTTCGATATTCCAATCCACGGAGACATAGGATGTTATGCACTCTCGCTCCTACCTCCACTTGAAGCTATATGGACCGAGTTCGTCATGGGGGCGAGCATCAGTTTAGCTAACGGTCAAAGCGTTGTGATGAACAAGAAGATAGTGGCAACGATAGGAGACTCAACGTTCTTCCACAACGGAATCCAGCCACTAATAGATGCAGTCTACAAAGACCTAGATGTCCTTGTGATAATCTTGGACAACAGGACAACCGCGATGACTGGACATCAACCTCACCCTGGAACAGGTGGCAGCGAGACAGGGAGGAAGTTCAGGGAGATAGACATAGAGGCCCTAGTTAGAGCGATTGGGGTCAAGTACGTGAAGACAGTGGATCCCTATGACCTGAAAGCAACCAAAGAGGCCATAAAAGAGGCCATGCAAGTTAAGGGGCCTGCGGTGATAATAGCAAAGAGGGAGTGTGTGATTCCAGTAATTAGAAGGGGAGAGACTAGAGAACCGCCCATAATCATCGAGGAGAAGTGTACCGGATGTAAGGCCTGTATCCTGCTCTCTGGATGTCAAGCACTTATCTATGACCCAGAGACGAGGAAGGTTAAGATCGACGAGCTCATCTGTACGGGCTGTGGAATATGCAACCAGCTCTGTCCATTCGATGCGATAAAATTCAGGGAAGAGCTCGAGTAG
- the rlmD gene encoding 23S rRNA (uracil(1939)-C(5))-methyltransferase RlmD gives MRGVIRKLNDDGFGVLKGILVPFSAPGDEIIVERVERVKKRRVASQWKLVRSSPLRVGPRCKAFGKCGGCTLQHLNYDYQLEFKRKKLKRILGFEVEVVPSPKIFGHRNRIDLAITKDGIGFRERGKWWKIVDIDECPVFGKTSREAIERLKEFIEEEKISVWNIKKDEGFLRYMVLREGKFTEEVMVNFVTKEGNLPDPTNYFDFDSIYWSVNRSKSDVSYGDIERFWGKEFIRERLDDVDYLIHPNSFFQTNSYQAVNLVRKVSELVEGEKILDMYSGVGTFGIYLAKRGFNVKGFDSNEFAIEMARRNVEINNVDAEFEVASDREVSVKGFDTVIVDPPRAGLHPRLVKRLNREKPGVIVYVSCNPETFARDVKMLDYRIDEIVALDMFPHTPHVELVAKLV, from the coding sequence ATGAGGGGAGTCATAAGAAAGCTTAACGATGATGGCTTTGGGGTATTAAAAGGTATTCTCGTTCCTTTTTCAGCTCCTGGAGATGAAATAATAGTTGAGAGAGTCGAAAGGGTAAAGAAGAGAAGGGTTGCGTCCCAGTGGAAGCTTGTTAGGTCTTCTCCATTGAGGGTCGGTCCCAGGTGCAAGGCCTTTGGAAAGTGTGGCGGTTGCACACTTCAACACCTTAATTACGATTACCAACTCGAGTTCAAGAGGAAAAAGCTCAAGAGAATCCTGGGATTCGAGGTTGAAGTTGTCCCCTCTCCTAAGATATTTGGACACAGGAACAGGATTGACTTAGCAATAACGAAGGATGGGATAGGATTCAGGGAGAGAGGGAAGTGGTGGAAGATAGTTGACATAGACGAATGCCCGGTCTTCGGTAAAACCTCAAGGGAGGCCATAGAAAGACTAAAGGAGTTCATAGAGGAGGAGAAAATCAGCGTATGGAACATTAAGAAGGATGAGGGATTCCTTAGGTACATGGTTCTAAGGGAAGGGAAGTTCACCGAGGAAGTTATGGTAAACTTCGTGACTAAGGAAGGGAACTTACCAGACCCAACTAATTACTTTGACTTCGATTCGATTTACTGGAGCGTTAATAGAAGCAAGAGCGATGTATCTTATGGCGACATCGAGAGGTTCTGGGGAAAGGAGTTCATAAGGGAGAGGCTTGATGACGTTGATTACCTAATACACCCAAACTCTTTCTTCCAAACTAACAGCTACCAAGCTGTGAACCTTGTAAGAAAGGTTAGCGAGCTAGTTGAGGGTGAAAAAATATTGGACATGTACTCGGGAGTGGGAACCTTCGGTATATACCTAGCGAAGAGGGGGTTCAATGTTAAGGGCTTCGACTCGAACGAGTTCGCTATAGAGATGGCTAGAAGAAATGTCGAGATAAACAACGTTGATGCAGAGTTCGAGGTAGCTTCAGATAGGGAAGTTAGCGTTAAGGGTTTCGATACCGTTATAGTTGATCCTCCTAGGGCTGGGCTTCATCCGAGGCTGGTAAAGAGGTTAAACAGGGAAAAGCCAGGGGTAATAGTTTACGTGTCCTGTAACCCTGAGACTTTCGCCAGGGACGTTAAGATGCTTGATTATAGGATTGATGAAATAGTTGCCCTTGACATGTTCCCTCATACTCCACACGTTGAGCTCGTTGCGAAGCTAGTCTAA
- a CDS encoding PaaI family thioesterase codes for MEQRTHKLTSERLVGRPIKIEEGYAEVELVTIDEMKVDEKGLVHGGFTFGLADYAAMLAVNEPTVVLGKAEVRFTKPVKVGDKLVAKAKIIDDQGRKKTVDVKVYRGEDVVLEGKFHCYVLEKHVLD; via the coding sequence ATGGAGCAGAGGACGCACAAGCTCACCTCGGAGAGGCTGGTTGGAAGGCCAATTAAAATTGAGGAAGGCTACGCCGAGGTTGAGCTAGTAACCATAGATGAGATGAAGGTCGATGAGAAGGGACTAGTTCATGGAGGATTTACGTTCGGTTTAGCCGATTATGCGGCAATGTTAGCTGTCAACGAGCCTACTGTCGTTCTTGGAAAGGCCGAGGTTAGATTCACGAAGCCGGTTAAAGTTGGCGACAAGCTCGTTGCCAAGGCCAAGATCATCGATGACCAGGGAAGGAAGAAGACCGTGGATGTCAAGGTTTATAGGGGAGAAGATGTCGTGCTTGAAGGTAAGTTCCATTGCTACGTCCTTGAAAAGCACGTTTTAGACTAG
- a CDS encoding DUF2240 family protein yields MSEYKVLLEAVKVKGDSIFSTKSELIGILAFKLGILSVGEAKDLVNKAISEGIIEETEEGLKVNVELIEEEEESKDIFGEMVEYIARQLGMSEIEVLEEIEKMKDRYGNLDKKVLAYLYGMEKGLDMEKFREDLGE; encoded by the coding sequence TTGAGCGAGTACAAGGTCTTGCTCGAGGCTGTGAAGGTGAAGGGTGACAGCATTTTCTCAACTAAAAGTGAGCTCATAGGTATTCTCGCTTTTAAACTAGGCATTTTAAGCGTTGGAGAGGCCAAAGACCTCGTGAATAAGGCGATTAGCGAAGGGATTATTGAGGAGACCGAGGAAGGTTTGAAGGTTAACGTTGAGCTTATAGAAGAGGAAGAGGAAAGTAAGGATATCTTCGGGGAGATGGTTGAGTACATAGCGAGACAATTAGGCATGAGCGAGATTGAGGTGCTGGAAGAGATCGAGAAGATGAAGGATAGGTACGGTAATCTGGATAAGAAGGTTCTTGCCTACCTCTACGGGATGGAGAAAGGATTGGATATGGAAAAGTTCAGGGAAGATCTTGGGGAGTGA
- a CDS encoding DUF3216 domain-containing protein, which translates to MPKIRPFEEYTERYENWFEKHRYAYLSEINAIKSVMPQEECVEVGVGSGRFAEPLGIKLGVEPSKRMAKIAESRGIKVIEGVAEDLPFPDNSLECILMVTTICFVDDPEKAIKEAYRVLKPNGHIIIGFIDRESKIGREYEKNKDKSVFYREANFFSTQEIVNLLERNGFKVEKIVQTLFRRLEEVDSVEPVKEGFGEGSFVAIRARKMDAMDFAEKVKGLAERLGEDKLREAIDRFLTLNEGIEKTRGEHFAKAGIYGFLEGILTTLKLKHEDEEISELLSLIKKAREIEEAFLRKGNPPIFEQKPL; encoded by the coding sequence ATGCCCAAAATAAGGCCATTTGAAGAGTACACAGAGAGATATGAGAACTGGTTTGAAAAGCATAGGTATGCGTATTTAAGCGAGATAAACGCGATAAAATCAGTCATGCCCCAGGAAGAATGCGTCGAAGTTGGTGTAGGGTCTGGGAGATTTGCCGAACCGCTCGGAATAAAGCTTGGAGTTGAACCCTCAAAGAGGATGGCTAAGATAGCTGAGAGCAGAGGAATCAAAGTTATAGAAGGGGTCGCCGAGGATTTGCCCTTTCCGGACAATTCCTTAGAATGTATCCTAATGGTTACCACGATATGCTTCGTGGATGACCCCGAGAAGGCCATAAAAGAAGCTTACAGAGTTCTCAAGCCGAACGGGCATATAATAATCGGGTTCATAGATAGGGAGAGCAAGATAGGAAGGGAATACGAGAAGAACAAGGATAAGAGCGTCTTCTATAGGGAAGCAAATTTCTTCTCAACCCAGGAAATAGTAAATCTCCTCGAGAGGAATGGATTCAAGGTAGAAAAGATAGTTCAGACGCTCTTCAGGAGGCTCGAGGAGGTAGATAGCGTTGAACCCGTAAAGGAAGGATTCGGCGAGGGGAGCTTCGTCGCGATAAGGGCAAGGAAAATGGACGCTATGGATTTCGCTGAGAAGGTAAAGGGATTAGCTGAAAGGCTAGGAGAGGATAAATTAAGGGAGGCAATAGACAGGTTCTTGACCCTAAACGAGGGGATTGAAAAGACTAGGGGAGAGCACTTTGCAAAAGCTGGCATATACGGTTTCTTGGAGGGAATCTTAACAACATTGAAGCTTAAACATGAAGACGAGGAGATAAGCGAATTGTTATCGCTAATAAAAAAGGCTAGGGAAATTGAGGAAGCATTCTTAAGAAAAGGTAACCCGCCAATATTTGAGCAGAAACCCCTATAA
- the hflX gene encoding GTPase HflX, which produces MRAIGVIRKSRRERVSREEFEELLRSAGYEILAIVEQVREEHPRFNIGPGKLEEIKELVRELNPDKVVFANRLTPSQAYNLWKELRVDIIDKWQLVLEIFEKRAHSKEAKLQVELANLQYELPLVKEAIRRIKMGDRAGFKGMGEYQVHQYFKHIRYRMGKIKDELEKIRSEREIRRKKREEEGFVLVALAGYTNAGKSTLLNALSGDYVEAKNQMFTTLSTTTRRFRVRGKMLLVTDTVGFIDGLPPFIVEAFHSTLEEIVKADIIVLVLDASEPWREVRRKFFASLDVLRELKALDRPMIIALNKIDLVSEEDVQEKELLLRELLDGRTNAIGIAKISAKHKKLEELYELIDRALTKLPKFQTFEIKVKDPSKLGKILAMLHSMGEVLEVSYGNETRIRAYIQTGLIRELNKLGVKLRRIN; this is translated from the coding sequence ATGAGAGCTATAGGTGTCATAAGGAAGTCAAGACGTGAGAGGGTAAGCAGGGAAGAGTTTGAAGAACTATTAAGGAGTGCTGGTTATGAGATTCTTGCGATAGTTGAACAGGTGCGAGAAGAGCATCCCAGGTTTAACATAGGGCCCGGCAAGCTTGAAGAGATTAAGGAACTTGTGAGAGAGCTTAATCCAGATAAAGTTGTGTTCGCGAATAGGCTAACTCCATCTCAAGCTTACAACCTATGGAAGGAGCTTAGGGTTGATATAATAGATAAGTGGCAGTTAGTCTTGGAGATATTTGAGAAGAGGGCCCACTCAAAGGAGGCTAAGCTACAAGTTGAGCTAGCAAACCTCCAATACGAGTTACCTCTAGTTAAGGAGGCAATAAGGAGAATTAAGATGGGAGATAGGGCTGGATTCAAGGGTATGGGTGAATATCAGGTTCACCAGTACTTCAAGCACATAAGGTACAGGATGGGGAAGATAAAGGACGAGCTTGAGAAGATAAGGAGCGAGAGAGAAATTAGAAGGAAGAAGAGAGAGGAGGAGGGATTCGTTCTAGTTGCCTTGGCTGGATACACGAATGCTGGGAAATCAACGTTGTTAAATGCCCTCTCTGGAGATTACGTTGAAGCAAAGAATCAAATGTTTACCACGCTAAGCACAACAACCAGAAGGTTTAGGGTTAGAGGTAAGATGCTTTTAGTGACAGATACCGTCGGTTTCATAGATGGACTTCCACCGTTTATAGTGGAGGCCTTTCACTCCACCTTAGAGGAGATAGTAAAGGCAGACATAATAGTCCTCGTTCTAGATGCAAGCGAACCATGGAGAGAGGTAAGGAGGAAATTCTTCGCATCCTTAGATGTTCTTAGGGAGCTCAAAGCCCTGGATAGGCCCATGATAATTGCCCTGAACAAAATTGACCTAGTTAGTGAGGAGGATGTTCAGGAAAAGGAGTTACTCCTGAGGGAGCTCTTGGATGGAAGGACAAACGCCATTGGGATAGCCAAGATATCAGCCAAGCACAAAAAGCTTGAGGAACTATACGAGTTAATAGACAGGGCCCTCACCAAGCTTCCAAAGTTCCAGACGTTTGAAATCAAGGTCAAGGATCCATCAAAGCTTGGTAAGATACTTGCGATGCTCCACTCTATGGGAGAAGTCCTCGAGGTTAGTTATGGAAATGAGACCAGAATTCGGGCATACATCCAAACTGGATTGATAAGAGAACTAAATAAGCTCGGCGTTAAGCTTAGGAGGATTAACTAG
- a CDS encoding inorganic phosphate transporter — MSLTLALLSIVFYIAWNIGANGTANAMGVVVGSGILSFRQAVLTIAIFTILGAYLRGEKVMETVGRGIVPVMTPEMVAIIFISAGIWVTIATLRGLPVSVTQTIIGNVVGVALALGLQVKWDVFGKIVLTWVISPILAGGIAFLLFIVYSRTFRRIKSLRKLEILYKWVAIMGSSYMAFNFGTNEVANTVGPLVGAGIMGPREAGIFGAIGVAIGTLTFSYAVMYTVGKKITALGPVSAFSAQFGSAISVSLANYFGIPVSSGQAIVGGVVGAGLAAGEEVRRDVISKVVLGWIVTPLTGIILSYGTTKLFLTVGMIG, encoded by the coding sequence ATGAGCTTAACCTTAGCGTTGCTTTCAATAGTCTTCTACATAGCCTGGAACATAGGGGCAAATGGAACCGCAAATGCGATGGGCGTTGTTGTTGGTTCTGGAATATTAAGCTTTAGGCAGGCCGTTCTTACAATAGCGATATTCACTATTTTGGGCGCTTATCTTAGGGGAGAAAAGGTCATGGAGACCGTTGGAAGGGGGATAGTCCCAGTTATGACGCCCGAGATGGTTGCAATAATATTCATCTCTGCTGGTATTTGGGTAACGATAGCCACCCTTAGGGGGCTTCCCGTGTCAGTAACACAAACGATAATTGGAAACGTGGTTGGAGTTGCTCTCGCCCTTGGTCTTCAAGTTAAATGGGATGTTTTCGGCAAAATAGTGCTAACTTGGGTCATCTCTCCGATTCTAGCTGGTGGAATTGCTTTCCTCCTTTTCATAGTTTACTCGCGAACGTTCAGGAGGATAAAGAGCCTCAGGAAGCTTGAAATTCTCTATAAGTGGGTGGCTATAATGGGAAGCTCGTACATGGCCTTTAACTTCGGAACGAATGAAGTTGCCAACACCGTCGGCCCCCTGGTTGGTGCCGGTATAATGGGCCCAAGAGAAGCTGGAATATTCGGGGCAATTGGAGTTGCAATAGGAACACTAACTTTCAGCTACGCGGTCATGTATACCGTTGGGAAGAAAATAACGGCACTCGGCCCAGTCTCAGCTTTTTCAGCCCAGTTCGGCTCTGCAATCTCGGTAAGCCTTGCGAACTACTTTGGTATTCCGGTTAGCTCCGGGCAGGCTATAGTGGGGGGTGTCGTGGGAGCGGGTTTAGCTGCGGGGGAAGAAGTTCGAAGGGATGTGATAAGTAAAGTTGTTCTGGGATGGATCGTGACTCCACTAACGGGTATAATATTAAGCTACGGAACCACGAAACTGTTCCTCACGGTTGGAATGATCGGCTAG